The sequence below is a genomic window from Streptosporangium lutulentum.
CGGCCTGGCGGTCGCTGACGAAGAACACCTTGAGGTTGTCGAAGGACTTGGCCGAGCCCAGGTTCAGCTCGACGTAGCCGTTCTTGTCGGTCGTGCCGTGGTTGCCCCAGTAGGGCTCGTTGGCGGTGACACCGTCGGTCACGGCCGCCAGCGACACGGGCCGCTCGGTCTCCTTGATGGCACCGGGCGTGTGGTTCATCGAGGTGCCGCTGTAGCCGGGCGTGTGGAACTGCCGCCACGGGGCCGGCCGGGTGCCCTGCTGGGTGTACGACGAGGCGAGGGTGGCGCCCTTCGCCAGGTTCGCCTCGTCCTCGGTCAGGTCGATGCCGGCCGTCTTGAGGTACGAGACGACGCGGTCGTCGTCGATGGGGGTGTTCACCGCGGACGGGAAGTCGTCCCCGGCGTCGGCCCGGAAGGTGACGGTGAGGCCGTCCTCGGCGGTGACCTGGTTGGTCTTCGGGTCGTAGGTGACCTTGCCGAGCCGGTCGGTGCTGACCTTCTTCTCGCCGTTCAGGAACAGGCTGTAGCCCGCGCCCAGACCGTACTTGGTGCCGTCGGGGTCCCAGACGATGGTGAGGTCCTGGCCGTGGTACCGCAGGTTGTTGACCATGAAGTGCTCGTAGCCGAACTTGATCGGCCAGAGCTCGATCTTGTCGTCGGAGCGCGGCTGGATGCCGGCCATGTCCTCGACATAGATGTAGTTCATGTTCCCGAGCATCACGTGGTTCGGGTTGTTGCGGTTGTAGGTCTTGGTGGCCGGGTTCCAGTTGGAGTAGTACTCCGACTGGTTCGGGGCCCGCAGGTCCGCGTTCGGGTAGATGCTCCAGGCCATCCAGTCAAGCAGCCGCTTGGCGTAGGCCGGGGTGATGTACTTCCCCTCGGGGTCGTAGTGGCGCAGCGCCGACCGCACGGCGCGGTACTGCACGGTGAAGTTGATGTTGGAGAAGTTGTTGGAGCCGCCGACCCCGTAGGCCGCCCGGTCGTACTGGTTGGCCGTGTAGAACGGGAAGATCGGGAAGTTGTCGCCGTAGGTCAGGAAGCGGTAGCCGTCGACGTACTTCGAGGCCTCGTCGAACGGGATGAGGTTCTCGGAGTAGACGTCGTAGAGGTTCGACTCCTTGGCCGGGATCAGCCCGCGCGCCGCGACGGGCAGCGGGTTTTCACGGCCGTTGGAGGCGGCGGCGCTGGTGGCGCCGTGCGACGTGGCGGCCAGGAACATCTTCGCGTCCGGGCTCCACAGCTTGTTCAGGATCGAATCCCGGATCCCGTTCGCGCTGGTGGCCATCTCGTCGACCTTGGCCTGGCCGGCGCCGGCCATCTGGTAGAGCTGGCGGGCCGCGTCGAAGGCGCCCCACACGTACGCCGACTCCGGACGCTCGATCGTGCGCGCGCCGGGTGCGCCGCCGCCGGTCTTCGGGAAGCCGAAGGTGATGGCGTCGGAGTCGTTGCCGGGCATGTAGTTGGTGTCGTACGCGATCAGCTTGTCGTTGTTGCCGTCGTAGTGCTCAAGCTGGCCCTCGCCGTCGCCCTCGAAGAAGCGGGCGAACTTCTCGGCGACCTCCTTGCCGCCGCCGTGCACGTTGTAGGCCTCAAGGCCGGCCGTGCCGAGGTACTGCGAGTAGTGGTTGTTCCAGCTCGTGTGACCCGGGCTGTCCAGGAAGGCCGAGGAGCCGGACAGCTCGCCGATGTTGAGGATCTGGCCGTAGGGCAGGTACGGCGTGCGCAGCCACTTGGTGTCCTGCAGGTGCATCGGCTGGGTCAGCGCCACGGAGTTCTGGTAGAGGTTCACCCCCTCGATCGTCGTGGGGTACTGGTAGACGTGGCCGGACGCGTTGGCGTCGAGGGAGTTGTAACGCTCCCCCCACCAGCGGTAGACGATGGCCTTCTCCAGCGCGGGGTCGGGGACGTTGATGTAGGGCACGTCCTGCGCCCAGCGGCGGTTGAACGCCGTGATGCCGGTGCGCACCGCCTCGGCGGGGGTCAGCTCGGCGTAGTCGTGGTACTCCTTCACCGTCTGCGGCAGCGAGGCCGAGGAGACCGCGCCGACCACGGAGAGCGAGACCGTGCCACCGGCGGGAACGGTGATCTCACGGTCCAGGTTGGCGCCGCTGCGGGTGAAGCCGTCTCCGGTGAGGTCGATCTTGACGGTGTCCCACGGGGTGTCGACGAGGCCGTTGTTGGAACCGCTGGTGATGACCCGGGTGCCGGTCAGCTCGGCCGCGGTGGCTCCCGCCTGGGTGGCCAGCGGCGAGGCCGCCCGGACCGTGAAGGTCGCCGCCGACTCACCGGGGTTGGTGAAGCCGATGGAGGTGACCGCGACGTTCTCGTAGGTGACGAACTTCGTCAGATCGGCGGTGACGCCGGTGGTGCCGATCGTGTACCGGCTCTTGGCGTGGCTGGGCGCGTTGAACCGGTTCGCGTTCACCTCGGTCACGGTCTGTCCGGGCACGGTGACCGTGTACAGGTTGCCGAGGTTGTTGGGACCTCCGACGAAGGCGCTGCCGGCGAAGCCCATGACGGTGAAGTTGTTGTTGCTCGCGCCGCGCATGTACAGCGAGCGGCCCCGGGTCATCAGCACGGCCGACCCGATCGCTCCGCGGACGCCGAGCACGCGATCGAGGTAGTAGTCCGTGCCGCCGGCGGCCAGGTCCTTGTCGAAGATCGACTGTTGCATGCTCGACGCGGTGAACGGCACGCCGGGCTTGAGCTGGTCGGCGACGTCGCCGACATTGCTGTAGACCGGGTCCCCGATGTCCATGACGTGGCTTTGACCGTTGGTGTAGACGCCCACGTCGCCTTCGTTGCCGGGGAGAACCGGGCCGGCGGCGTGTGCGGTGGATGGTAGGCCGACCAGGCCCGTCACCGTGAGCGCGACCAGAGCGGCCCAGGTGGGCGCTCGGCCTATGCGTCTGACATTCATTGGACTTCCTCCTGCTACCGGGATCGGTCGGTTTCTTGCCGGCGGCGTCGCGGCCCGTCGGGGCACGGACGCCGTCGTGAGGGGTGAATCTCGGCCGATGGCACCGTGGACGGACGTGACACCGGAGGTGGCACGCCCCACGGGGCCATGCGTCGCCGGACGGCGTGGACACGGTCGTCCGGCGACGTGAACGGGATCAGGGACAGTCGTGCGCTACCGTGCGCCAACCGCACCGCGTTCCCCCGGAGAACACGGGATCGGTCACGACGGGCCGCCGGTCCCGCACGGTGGCGGAACCGCGGTCGCCCTAGTGGTGGTACGGCACCGGGACGGTGATCGCGCCCGGCCACGGACAGCCGGTCTTCGCGCGTGACAGGAGCCCGCCGTGTCGGACCTTGGACGGTGTGTAGCGGTGGAGTCGTACCTCGGGCTCGTCCGCGACGGCCACGACACCACCGTGACCGATGCGGCACTGCCCAGCGAACGTGGCTTCATGGCCTGCTCCGATACCCCCCCACCCCAATGACCGAAATAAACTAAAAGGTTTTCGCAAACGTAGAAGAAAGCTACGGAGCTGTCAACGGATTGGGTGGGTATGGTCGCTTCTGACCAGTAATTGTCAGGCGAAAGTGTTTTCGGTAGTGACAACCGGGCGCGCGACCATAACCGATGTGGCCGCCTTGACGGGCGTCTCCGTCGCCACCGCCTCAAGGGCGCTCGACGGTCGCGTCGATGTCCGGGCACCTGGTTCAGGGCGCCGCGGCCCAGCGCGATCTCCAGCCGAACGCGCCGGCTCAGGGCCTGCTGTCTGGGCGGACCCGCGCCGTCGGCCTGCTCACCGGCGACTCGCCGGTAGGTTCGGCAGGTCCGGCACCCCCGTGCCGATCGGCACGGAAAACGCTTTCGGAGAAGGAGGGACGGCGGTGCCGCTCCGCGGCGCCCGCGGCGACGCGATCCGGGAGCAGCGGTATGTCCGCACGCTGCTCTCCCGCCGGATGGGCGGCCTCATCGCGGTCGGGGGAGCGCCGGCCCACGCCCGCCCGTCACCGAGGACGTGCCGGTCCCCGTGGTCCACGCGTGCGGACCCTCCGGGGATCCCGAGGGCACGCCGTCCGTCCCCGGCGACGTGGGCGGAGCGTGGCTCGCCGTTCGCCGCCGGGGATCGACCGGAGATCGACGCGGTTTTCCGCGGCGGCGACCAGGCGGCGGCCGGCGTCAGTGCTTGACGGCCCGGGGGCGGTACGGCTCGGCGAGGAAGGCGAGCTCCTTCTCGG
It includes:
- a CDS encoding galactose-binding domain-containing protein, translating into MNVRRIGRAPTWAALVALTVTGLVGLPSTAHAAGPVLPGNEGDVGVYTNGQSHVMDIGDPVYSNVGDVADQLKPGVPFTASSMQQSIFDKDLAAGGTDYYLDRVLGVRGAIGSAVLMTRGRSLYMRGASNNNFTVMGFAGSAFVGGPNNLGNLYTVTVPGQTVTEVNANRFNAPSHAKSRYTIGTTGVTADLTKFVTYENVAVTSIGFTNPGESAATFTVRAASPLATQAGATAAELTGTRVITSGSNNGLVDTPWDTVKIDLTGDGFTRSGANLDREITVPAGGTVSLSVVGAVSSASLPQTVKEYHDYAELTPAEAVRTGITAFNRRWAQDVPYINVPDPALEKAIVYRWWGERYNSLDANASGHVYQYPTTIEGVNLYQNSVALTQPMHLQDTKWLRTPYLPYGQILNIGELSGSSAFLDSPGHTSWNNHYSQYLGTAGLEAYNVHGGGKEVAEKFARFFEGDGEGQLEHYDGNNDKLIAYDTNYMPGNDSDAITFGFPKTGGGAPGARTIERPESAYVWGAFDAARQLYQMAGAGQAKVDEMATSANGIRDSILNKLWSPDAKMFLAATSHGATSAAASNGRENPLPVAARGLIPAKESNLYDVYSENLIPFDEASKYVDGYRFLTYGDNFPIFPFYTANQYDRAAYGVGGSNNFSNINFTVQYRAVRSALRHYDPEGKYITPAYAKRLLDWMAWSIYPNADLRAPNQSEYYSNWNPATKTYNRNNPNHVMLGNMNYIYVEDMAGIQPRSDDKIELWPIKFGYEHFMVNNLRYHGQDLTIVWDPDGTKYGLGAGYSLFLNGEKKVSTDRLGKVTYDPKTNQVTAEDGLTVTFRADAGDDFPSAVNTPIDDDRVVSYLKTAGIDLTEDEANLAKGATLASSYTQQGTRPAPWRQFHTPGYSGTSMNHTPGAIKETERPVSLAAVTDGVTANEPYWGNHGTTDKNGYVELNLGSAKSFDNLKVFFVSDRQAGGYHEPARWWVQVPDGDGGWKEVPGQFKNPAVPAAKFNEALFDSVSADKVRVVFTNSPSHYTAISEIQVFDSGREVPDVTNQAPSVTATRDAAGDGNLSTRLVGTATDDGVPYDDELTFGWETVSAPQGAGVIFADPKAPATRVTGTVAGDYVFRFFADDGEERSTANVSVTLAKKDVVAEFGSTATITTSGTSSWENHSRVNEATTPSNSNPGAGTGWGNWGQPRNGTSPANEAWIQYQWTSPVRLSSTDIYWYDDNGGTRRPTASTYAVETSTDGTTWTPVKLAGGSSYESGLATNAYNRLNFEPVTTNRIRVRIWGLMSGGAGTGVLRWRANGETVDSVRSPVLIRTGVGLVPTPPATLEATYTSGARGTVAFTWQQITPDMVAEANVDPFVIYGTNDAYGLIAEARVYVRPEMSDDGISIQGAESFEQHVEVGEQPYLPTKVEVSYNDGSRDNQAVGVNWRFDPDTVDTAGTYTVVGDLVLPPYVSEAGTIRTTLTLTVGEGGPVWKTNAQARSQCTGGGAYVTLNVRNDDDVPLTIELITPYGSRTVANVAPGKSAYQAFNSRAKSIPAGTATVKVTGTADGVPVTVPAQVPYGALNCG